A genomic window from Mesosutterella faecium includes:
- the pheT gene encoding phenylalanine--tRNA ligase subunit beta, which produces MLFSENWLRTYVNPAISTAELLDALTMHGLEVEESRPAAPAFSGVVVAKVLECVPHENSDHLHVCQVDAGTGEPLQIVCGAPNVKAGVKVPCALVGAVLPGDFRIKKAKLRGVASNGMLCSARELGVSEDHTGLWILPDDAPVGKDIRAYAHLDDTVVDLNVTPNRGDALSLIGIAREVHAITGAPLSLPAFTPVEPNCGEQFPIHIEAKDLCARYAGRVIRGLNPNARTPDWMRERLERLGQRCISPLVDISNYVMFELGRPTHFFDLDRLSGGITVRWGREGESLELLNDRTVALSPYFGVIADDRGPQALAGIMGGKAGSIGPETTSLFIESAFFRRSAIQGRARRLNFSTDASFRFERGVDYGSVAEHLEYITKLVLDICGTSETKVGPVLDVQQDMPRPPVVKMRAQRCRKLVGVDIPTDFMEQAFRRLGFEYSRDGELFSVVSPTYRFDIEIEEDLVEEVARLWGYGRLPENPPLERAVMLPEREERRSGHDLRRGLAARGYQELVNFSFVEERWERDFAGNSSPIRLLNPIASQLSVMRTQLLGGLVSVLGYNLNRKADRVRVFELGRVFFRDPSVEPSDTSVKGVRQPEHLAALAYGDAASLQWGEKARRVDFFDLKGDLEAIAFPLKLSFVPEAFPALHPGRSAGVYLDGRRIGMIGELHPKLQQAYDLPLAPVVFEVEAEPLLAVPVPQYRPVSKFQPQLRDISVLVPRAVTLSQIYGTVEAARACDPCLAGLADFRLFDVYRPKDAPQADKSMAFRIVLESFGENPLSESETEKAVQAIVSSLAKLNIKLRE; this is translated from the coding sequence ATGCTGTTTTCTGAAAATTGGCTGCGTACCTACGTCAATCCCGCGATCAGCACCGCGGAGCTTCTCGACGCGCTCACGATGCACGGGCTGGAGGTCGAGGAGTCCCGGCCCGCGGCGCCCGCCTTCTCGGGCGTCGTGGTCGCGAAGGTGCTGGAGTGCGTCCCGCACGAGAATTCCGACCACCTGCACGTCTGCCAGGTGGACGCCGGCACGGGCGAGCCCCTGCAGATCGTCTGCGGAGCCCCCAACGTCAAGGCCGGAGTGAAGGTTCCCTGCGCCCTGGTGGGCGCCGTCCTGCCCGGCGATTTCAGGATCAAGAAGGCGAAGCTGCGCGGCGTGGCCTCGAACGGCATGCTCTGCTCGGCCCGCGAGCTCGGGGTCTCCGAGGACCACACCGGGCTGTGGATCCTGCCCGACGACGCCCCGGTGGGAAAGGACATCCGCGCCTACGCGCATCTCGACGACACCGTGGTGGACCTCAACGTGACGCCCAACCGCGGCGATGCGCTCTCCCTGATCGGCATCGCCCGCGAGGTTCACGCCATCACCGGCGCGCCGCTGTCGCTGCCGGCCTTCACGCCGGTCGAGCCGAACTGCGGCGAGCAGTTCCCGATTCACATCGAGGCCAAGGACCTCTGCGCCCGCTATGCGGGCCGGGTGATCCGCGGCCTCAACCCGAACGCGCGCACGCCCGACTGGATGCGCGAGCGCCTCGAGCGGCTCGGCCAGCGCTGCATCTCGCCGCTGGTCGACATCAGCAACTACGTCATGTTCGAGCTCGGGCGCCCGACGCACTTCTTCGACCTCGACCGGCTCTCGGGCGGGATCACGGTGCGCTGGGGCCGCGAGGGCGAGAGCCTCGAGCTGCTCAACGACCGCACGGTGGCCCTGTCACCTTATTTCGGCGTGATCGCCGATGACCGCGGCCCGCAGGCGCTGGCCGGCATCATGGGCGGCAAGGCCGGATCGATCGGGCCGGAGACGACCTCGCTGTTCATCGAGAGCGCCTTCTTCCGCCGCAGCGCGATCCAGGGCCGCGCGCGCAGGCTCAATTTCTCGACCGACGCCTCCTTCCGCTTCGAGCGCGGCGTCGACTACGGCTCCGTGGCCGAGCACCTCGAATACATCACGAAGCTCGTGCTCGACATCTGCGGCACCTCCGAAACGAAGGTGGGCCCGGTCCTCGACGTGCAGCAGGACATGCCCCGCCCGCCGGTGGTGAAGATGAGGGCGCAGCGCTGCAGGAAGCTGGTCGGGGTGGACATTCCGACCGACTTCATGGAGCAGGCCTTCCGGCGCCTGGGCTTCGAGTACAGCCGCGACGGGGAGCTCTTCAGCGTCGTCTCCCCGACCTACCGCTTCGACATTGAGATCGAGGAAGACCTCGTCGAGGAGGTGGCGCGGCTCTGGGGCTACGGGCGCCTGCCGGAGAATCCCCCGCTCGAGCGCGCCGTGATGCTGCCCGAGCGCGAGGAGCGCCGCAGCGGCCACGACCTGCGCCGCGGCCTTGCGGCCCGCGGCTACCAGGAGCTCGTGAACTTCTCCTTCGTGGAGGAGCGCTGGGAGCGCGACTTCGCCGGCAACAGCAGTCCGATCCGCCTTCTCAACCCGATCGCCTCGCAGCTGTCGGTGATGCGCACCCAGCTGCTGGGCGGCCTGGTGTCCGTGCTGGGCTACAACCTCAACCGCAAGGCCGACCGGGTCAGGGTCTTCGAGCTCGGGCGCGTGTTTTTCCGCGACCCGTCGGTCGAGCCCTCCGACACTTCGGTCAAGGGCGTGCGCCAGCCCGAGCACCTCGCGGCGCTCGCCTATGGGGACGCGGCCTCCCTGCAGTGGGGCGAAAAGGCCCGCAGGGTCGATTTCTTCGACCTCAAGGGCGACCTTGAGGCGATCGCCTTCCCGCTTAAGCTCAGCTTTGTGCCCGAGGCCTTCCCCGCGCTGCACCCCGGGCGCAGCGCCGGAGTCTATCTCGACGGCCGCCGCATCGGCATGATCGGCGAGCTGCACCCGAAGCTGCAGCAGGCCTACGACCTGCCGCTCGCCCCGGTCGTTTTCGAGGTGGAGGCCGAGCCGCTGCTTGCGGTGCCGGTGCCGCAGTACAGGCCGGTGTCGAAGTTCCAGCCGCAGCTGCGCGACATTTCGGTGCTCGTGCCCCGGGCGGTGACTCTGAGCCAGATCTACGGCACGGTCGAGGCCGCGCGCGCCTGCGACCCCTGCCTGGCGGGCCTGGCCGACTTCAGGCTCTTCGATGTGTACCGTCCGAAGGACGCGCCTCAGGCCGACAAGTCGATGGCCTTCCGCATTGTGCTGGAGTCCTTCGGCGAGAATCCGCTCTCGGAGTCCGAGACGGAGAAGGCGGTGCAGGCCATTGTCTCGAGCCTTGCTAAACTGAACATCAAACTGCGCGAGTAA
- a CDS encoding integration host factor subunit alpha has product MSIKDNKPEAQVGATMTKADLVDVLFDRMGLSKREAKLLVDVFFDEIRTRLEMGSAVKLSGFGNFQLRDKSQRPGRNPKTGQDIAITARRVVTFHASAKLREAVLAGCPARSGD; this is encoded by the coding sequence ATGAGCATTAAAGACAACAAGCCTGAAGCCCAGGTCGGCGCCACCATGACCAAGGCGGATCTCGTGGACGTCCTGTTTGACCGCATGGGCCTCTCCAAGCGCGAGGCGAAGCTTCTCGTCGACGTGTTTTTCGACGAGATCCGCACCCGTCTTGAGATGGGAAGCGCCGTGAAGCTGTCGGGCTTCGGCAACTTCCAGCTCCGCGACAAGTCCCAGCGGCCCGGCCGCAATCCAAAGACCGGCCAGGACATCGCCATCACCGCCCGCCGCGTCGTGACCTTCCACGCCTCGGCGAAGCTGCGCGAAGCGGTGCTCGCCGGCTGCCCGGCCAGATCGGGCGACTGA
- a CDS encoding MerR family transcriptional regulator gives MAERKTEDLPPIPDKRFFTIGEAAELVGVATSVLRFWEEEFKQLSPGRHGSRRRYERKDILKAREIRELLYDKGFTLAGAKKCLKRKKTDQKAKAAAGKGVLEELEDIRDSIRDFLL, from the coding sequence ATGGCTGAGAGAAAAACTGAAGATCTTCCGCCGATTCCCGACAAACGCTTCTTTACGATTGGGGAGGCGGCGGAGCTTGTCGGCGTCGCGACTTCCGTGCTCCGCTTCTGGGAGGAAGAGTTCAAGCAGCTCTCCCCGGGCCGCCACGGCTCGCGCCGCCGCTATGAGCGCAAGGACATCCTGAAGGCCCGGGAGATCCGCGAGCTGCTCTACGACAAGGGCTTCACGCTTGCGGGTGCGAAGAAATGCCTCAAGCGCAAAAAAACGGATCAGAAGGCCAAGGCGGCCGCGGGAAAGGGAGTTCTGGAGGAACTGGAGGACATCCGGGATTCCATCCGGGACTTTCTTTTATAA
- a CDS encoding recombinase family protein: protein MKLSVWARQRGICYQTAWRLWKNGKLPVPACQLPSGTIVVDDVPAAGGVGLYARVSTVAEKDRLERQMRRLEVYAASMGWSVIDKASEIASVTNDRRRGLLKLLKNKQVRTIIVETPDRVLPSGFCYLDAALQAEGRRVIALEDAFSSEDEKKLLQELIELYSARVLGRSGAAQRARDILSMLEKEPQER, encoded by the coding sequence ATGAAGCTATCGGTTTGGGCCCGCCAAAGAGGCATCTGCTATCAGACGGCATGGAGGCTGTGGAAAAACGGGAAACTGCCCGTGCCCGCCTGCCAGCTGCCCTCGGGAACCATTGTGGTCGATGACGTTCCGGCCGCCGGCGGGGTCGGCCTTTACGCGCGCGTTTCCACCGTGGCCGAAAAAGACCGGCTCGAGCGCCAGATGAGGCGCCTCGAGGTCTATGCGGCGAGCATGGGCTGGAGCGTGATCGACAAGGCGAGCGAGATCGCGAGCGTGACCAACGACCGCCGCCGGGGGCTGCTGAAGCTGCTGAAAAACAAGCAGGTGAGAACCATCATCGTGGAGACCCCAGACCGGGTGCTCCCCTCCGGGTTCTGCTATCTGGACGCCGCGCTTCAGGCCGAGGGCAGAAGAGTGATCGCGCTCGAGGACGCCTTCTCCTCGGAGGATGAAAAAAAGCTGCTGCAGGAGCTGATCGAGCTCTACAGCGCCCGGGTTCTCGGCCGCAGCGGAGCGGCCCAGCGCGCCCGGGACATCCTCTCGATGCTCGAAAAGGAGCCGCAGGAGCGCTGA
- a CDS encoding dicarboxylate/amino acid:cation symporter — translation MQEENKDKTPAAGQDRPASLGRSQTRTIILWFAALIAGGFLGWLQIDWLNELFGFIATVFTRLFKFIAVPVIALAVITTLSQLGAKKETRAIFGHAVFYTLATTFAAAFVALGLYIAIAPGNIPASIASAGASQVPQNLEKLSYYDHFLSVIPDNILHPFLAGNVLSVLFIAVAVGLALAFMPKTEPRAALLKVIFGLQELLFTLIRALLAVLPLGILAFAAQLSAQIEAGVIVGALGKYVAVVLGGNLLQYFVVLPAFLLLRGLSPVRVYRGMAPAMAVALFSKSSAGTLPVTLASAENNLHLDKRVTRFVLPICTTINMNGCAAFILVTSLFLMQNAGIPITGGTMLVWTVIAVIAAVGNAGVPMGCYFLTLSLMASLNVPIDLMGVILPIYAIIDMIETTVNVTSDSCVAAMTDHDLKGRLPAEGGAA, via the coding sequence ATGCAGGAAGAAAATAAAGACAAGACTCCGGCTGCCGGCCAGGACCGGCCGGCCTCCCTGGGCAGATCCCAGACCCGGACCATCATTCTGTGGTTCGCGGCGCTGATTGCCGGCGGCTTTCTCGGCTGGCTTCAGATCGACTGGCTCAATGAGCTGTTCGGCTTCATCGCCACGGTCTTCACGCGGCTGTTCAAGTTCATCGCCGTGCCGGTGATCGCGCTGGCCGTCATCACCACGCTCTCGCAGCTCGGGGCGAAGAAGGAGACGCGGGCGATTTTCGGGCACGCGGTCTTCTACACGCTCGCCACGACCTTTGCGGCCGCCTTCGTCGCGCTGGGGCTCTACATTGCCATCGCCCCGGGCAACATCCCGGCCTCGATCGCCTCGGCCGGGGCCTCTCAGGTGCCGCAGAACCTTGAGAAGCTCTCCTACTACGATCATTTCCTGTCCGTGATCCCGGACAACATTCTGCATCCCTTCCTCGCGGGCAACGTCCTGTCGGTCCTGTTCATTGCCGTGGCCGTCGGCCTGGCTCTCGCCTTCATGCCGAAGACCGAGCCCCGCGCGGCCCTGCTCAAGGTGATCTTCGGGCTGCAGGAGCTTTTGTTCACGCTGATCCGGGCGCTGCTTGCCGTGCTGCCCCTGGGCATCCTTGCGTTCGCGGCCCAGCTTTCGGCCCAGATCGAGGCGGGCGTGATCGTGGGGGCCCTCGGCAAGTACGTGGCCGTGGTGCTGGGCGGCAACCTCCTGCAGTACTTTGTGGTGCTGCCGGCGTTCCTGCTGCTGCGCGGCCTCAGCCCGGTCCGCGTTTACCGCGGCATGGCCCCCGCCATGGCCGTGGCCCTCTTTTCCAAGAGCTCCGCGGGCACGCTGCCCGTGACGCTCGCCTCGGCGGAAAACAACCTGCACCTTGACAAACGCGTGACCCGCTTCGTGCTGCCGATCTGCACAACGATCAACATGAACGGCTGCGCGGCCTTCATTCTCGTCACTTCGCTCTTTCTCATGCAGAACGCCGGGATTCCGATCACGGGCGGCACGATGCTGGTCTGGACGGTGATCGCCGTGATTGCGGCCGTTGGAAACGCCGGGGTGCCGATGGGCTGCTACTTCCTCACCCTCTCGCTCATGGCCTCGCTCAACGTCCCGATTGACCTGATGGGCGTGATCCTGCCGATCTACGCGATCATCGACATGATTGAAACCACCGTGAACGTCACGAGCGACTCGTGCGTCGCGGCCATGACGGACCACGATCTGAAGGGGCGCCTTCCCGCGGAGGGCGGCGCGGCCTGA
- the pheS gene encoding phenylalanine--tRNA ligase subunit alpha, with translation MQDLSKLIEQARQAFEEATQSAALEDAKAKFLGKTGELTVMMKGLRELAADERRQAGAKINEAKKAVEAALNERREALARAALEQKLSAEAIDVTLPGRVSAAGGIHPVIRTWIRIEEIFRSIGFDVASGPEIENDWYTFTALNNPPNHPARSMQDTFYVDLKDENGLPLPLRPHTSPMQVRYSRTHRPPIKVIAPGRTYRVDSDATHSPMFHQVEGLWVGDSVSFADLKGVYSMFLRRFFETDDLVVRFRPSYFPFTEPSVEVDMMFTTGARRGKWLEISGAGEVHPNVIRNYGLDPEKYCGFAFGSGLERLTMLRYGIDDLRLFFEGDLRFLRQFNE, from the coding sequence GCAAGACCGGCGAACTCACTGTGATGATGAAGGGCCTCCGCGAGCTCGCGGCCGACGAGCGCCGGCAGGCGGGCGCGAAGATCAACGAGGCGAAGAAGGCCGTGGAGGCGGCGCTCAACGAGCGCCGCGAGGCCCTCGCCCGGGCGGCCCTCGAGCAGAAGCTGTCTGCCGAGGCGATTGACGTGACGCTGCCGGGCCGGGTCTCGGCCGCGGGCGGCATCCACCCGGTGATCAGGACGTGGATCAGGATCGAGGAGATCTTCCGCTCCATCGGATTTGACGTGGCCTCGGGCCCGGAAATCGAAAACGACTGGTACACGTTCACCGCCCTCAACAACCCGCCGAATCATCCGGCCCGCTCCATGCAGGATACCTTCTACGTGGACCTGAAGGACGAGAACGGACTGCCGCTGCCGCTGCGGCCCCACACCTCCCCCATGCAGGTGCGCTATTCGCGCACGCACCGTCCTCCCATCAAGGTGATTGCCCCGGGCCGCACCTACAGGGTCGACTCCGACGCGACGCACTCGCCGATGTTCCATCAGGTCGAGGGCCTGTGGGTGGGCGACAGCGTGAGCTTCGCCGACCTGAAGGGCGTCTACTCGATGTTCCTGCGCCGGTTCTTTGAAACCGACGACCTCGTCGTGCGCTTCCGCCCGAGCTACTTCCCGTTCACTGAGCCCTCGGTCGAGGTGGACATGATGTTCACGACCGGAGCGCGCCGCGGCAAGTGGCTCGAGATCTCCGGCGCGGGCGAGGTTCACCCGAACGTGATCCGCAACTACGGCCTCGACCCTGAGAAATACTGCGGCTTTGCCTTCGGCTCGGGCCTGGAGCGGCTCACGATGCTGCGCTACGGCATCGACGACCTGCGCCTGTTCTTCGAAGGCGACCTGCGGTTCCTGAGGCAGTTCAACGAGTAA